Proteins from a single region of Limosilactobacillus fermentum:
- a CDS encoding TetR/AcrR family transcriptional regulator: MKANRTVRDFEVALMNLLLTTSFERITVDQICDEALLHRSSFYRYFHDKYDLLEQALGAWVERIVDQTATEDDLIEALVSQIEANRAMFSNLANGGMRSSFSAELIRMIAEILLARRQTPSQNTIVVALKKAENPEMLAYVLSGAIMGAFYWWQENNYHVPKAEVVTFIKRSVHALVQ; the protein is encoded by the coding sequence ATGAAAGCCAACCGAACCGTGCGGGACTTTGAAGTCGCCTTGATGAACCTACTGCTGACCACCTCATTTGAAAGGATCACCGTCGATCAGATTTGCGACGAGGCCCTCCTGCACCGGAGCAGCTTTTACCGCTACTTTCATGATAAGTACGACCTACTCGAGCAAGCCTTAGGGGCCTGGGTGGAGCGGATTGTTGACCAAACCGCCACCGAAGACGACCTGATCGAAGCCTTAGTCAGCCAAATCGAAGCCAACCGGGCTATGTTTTCCAACCTGGCCAACGGGGGGATGCGGAGTTCCTTTTCGGCCGAGTTGATCCGGATGATTGCCGAGATCTTACTGGCCCGGCGCCAGACGCCGAGCCAAAATACGATCGTGGTCGCCCTCAAGAAGGCGGAGAACCCGGAAATGCTGGCCTACGTCTTGAGCGGGGCAATCATGGGCGCCTTTTACTGGTGGCAAGAAAACAACTACCACGTCCCGAAAGCAGAGGTCGTCACCTTCATCAAGCGGTCGGTGCACGCCCTGGTCCAATAG
- a CDS encoding aldose epimerase family protein produces MQITTSTFGTWQGQDVIKYTMENDNGVQVSVLNLAALLQAYAVPTKDGGHKNLVLSSDTVAGFMDNGLCLNKSIGRVANRIGGGHFFIDGKEYQVEQNEGNNNIHGGSHGFKDQIWDAVTDQVDDQLQVIFTKTFTEEMDTFPGTENARIVYTLHKDNSLTIDFFASSDQPTLFNPTNHTYWNISDDDTIENIKLTLNSKHHLAVDEGKIPTGEKLVNEGTPYDFATATRMGDALAQMKAQTVEGGFDDYFVVEPSNTLDHMPVAIMNDPATGREVKIYSDRNAMIMYTANGLDNDVKDLDHPAQPWMAMALEGQTLPDAINNPAFGDTVLRPGKPQHYQLQYVVKY; encoded by the coding sequence ATGCAAATTACGACTTCAACCTTTGGTACTTGGCAGGGCCAAGACGTCATTAAGTACACGATGGAAAACGATAACGGCGTTCAAGTTAGCGTCTTGAACCTGGCCGCTTTGCTGCAGGCCTACGCCGTTCCAACGAAGGACGGCGGCCACAAGAACCTGGTGCTGTCCTCCGACACGGTGGCCGGCTTCATGGACAACGGTCTGTGCTTAAACAAGTCGATTGGCCGGGTGGCTAACCGAATCGGCGGCGGCCACTTCTTTATCGATGGCAAAGAGTACCAAGTTGAACAAAATGAGGGGAACAACAACATCCACGGGGGTTCCCACGGGTTTAAGGACCAAATTTGGGACGCCGTGACCGACCAAGTCGACGACCAACTTCAAGTGATCTTCACCAAGACCTTCACCGAGGAAATGGACACCTTCCCGGGGACCGAAAACGCCAGGATCGTCTACACCCTCCACAAGGACAACAGTTTGACGATCGACTTCTTCGCTTCTAGCGATCAACCAACCCTGTTTAACCCGACCAACCACACCTACTGGAACATCAGCGACGACGACACGATCGAAAACATCAAGCTGACCTTAAACTCCAAACACCACCTGGCCGTGGACGAAGGTAAGATCCCGACCGGCGAAAAGCTGGTTAACGAGGGCACCCCGTACGACTTCGCCACTGCTACCCGGATGGGCGACGCCTTGGCCCAAATGAAGGCCCAAACCGTTGAGGGCGGCTTTGACGACTACTTCGTGGTGGAACCAAGCAATACCCTGGACCACATGCCGGTCGCCATCATGAACGACCCGGCTACCGGGCGTGAAGTTAAGATCTACTCCGACCGTAACGCCATGATCATGTACACGGCCAACGGCTTGGACAATGACGTCAAGGACCTCGACCACCCCGCTCAACCGTGGATGGCCATGGCCCTGGAAGGTCAAACCCTCCCCGACGCCATTAACAACCCGGCCTTTGGCGACACGGTCCTGCGCCCGGGTAAGCCTCAACACTACCAACTGCAGTACGTGGTGAAGTACTAA
- a CDS encoding DUF6681 family protein, whose product MFSLLDMINGSLGYFNLSVKIKNRIYVGLAFFGDLYLIYVTFMLLKNQSWLRGFLYFLAVVGVTYYLYLNAVYYFLGKTSRFDFLSPWLSKLTGTTRETPEEKERQRLEKLAALQKQAMGASNGLFTGEDVIQAEVEIDSREQENLRKVVDHLVAEGVLLADYNGLDDDGIITQYQETGQPVDALNVGQQPPYFELVHDPLGHRLEIYMGLNQMEKRPVGHIKRVGLTDVHTAHDQFDLYLASLYVTGGPRKIPGRRGSTILTDGDFGLVAQVAYRDRQGQTDSSTTTGAPTQPLGARERARRRH is encoded by the coding sequence ATGTTTTCATTACTGGACATGATCAATGGGTCGCTGGGTTACTTTAACCTCAGCGTCAAGATTAAAAACCGGATTTACGTGGGCCTGGCCTTTTTTGGTGACCTGTACCTGATCTACGTCACCTTCATGCTCCTAAAGAACCAGTCCTGGCTGCGGGGCTTTTTGTACTTCTTGGCCGTGGTGGGGGTAACTTACTACCTCTACTTGAACGCCGTTTATTATTTCCTGGGAAAAACCTCGCGTTTTGACTTCCTGTCGCCTTGGCTATCTAAGTTGACCGGGACGACGCGTGAGACCCCCGAAGAAAAGGAGCGTCAGCGGCTCGAAAAGCTGGCCGCCCTGCAAAAGCAAGCAATGGGGGCGTCCAACGGGTTATTCACTGGTGAAGACGTGATCCAAGCCGAGGTCGAAATCGATTCCCGCGAGCAAGAAAACCTCCGCAAGGTGGTCGACCACCTAGTCGCAGAAGGGGTCCTACTCGCCGACTACAACGGCCTGGACGACGACGGGATTATCACCCAGTACCAAGAAACCGGCCAGCCGGTCGACGCCTTAAACGTTGGCCAGCAGCCACCTTACTTTGAACTGGTTCACGATCCTTTGGGCCACCGCTTGGAGATTTACATGGGGCTAAACCAGATGGAAAAACGGCCGGTCGGCCACATCAAGCGGGTCGGCTTGACCGACGTTCACACCGCCCACGACCAGTTTGACCTCTACTTGGCCAGCCTCTACGTCACCGGGGGGCCACGCAAGATCCCGGGTCGGCGGGGTTCAACGATCCTGACCGATGGCGACTTTGGCCTGGTTGCCCAAGTGGCCTACCGGGACCGCCAGGGTCAAACTGATAGTTCAACCACGACGGGCGCACCAACCCAGCCGCTGGGGGCCCGGGAACGGGCCCGGCGCCGCCATTAA
- a CDS encoding Fur family transcriptional regulator: MDKLITQAETIIKNHQLRLTKQRRSLIDLLVHQPDHYLDITMVDRLMRDMYPGISHNTIYRNLEEFEEIGLVEITQRSNCKAVKFSCEDGAHQHHHHFICQKCGRVQEIQMPKWPTNFYEQQLPGVQITGHSFELYGLCAQCAKEAGSK; this comes from the coding sequence GTGGATAAACTCATTACCCAAGCCGAAACGATCATCAAAAATCACCAGTTGCGTTTAACCAAGCAACGCCGCTCCCTGATTGATTTGCTGGTTCACCAGCCGGACCACTACCTAGACATCACAATGGTGGACCGCTTGATGCGGGACATGTACCCCGGGATCTCCCACAACACGATCTACCGCAACCTCGAGGAATTTGAGGAAATTGGCCTGGTGGAAATCACCCAGCGGAGCAACTGCAAGGCGGTGAAGTTTTCTTGTGAGGACGGGGCCCACCAGCACCACCACCACTTTATCTGTCAAAAGTGCGGCCGGGTCCAAGAGATTCAGATGCCTAAGTGGCCGACCAATTTTTATGAACAACAGTTGCCGGGGGTCCAAATCACCGGCCACTCCTTTGAGCTCTACGGTCTTTGCGCCCAGTGCGCTAAGGAAGCCGGGTCAAAATAA
- a CDS encoding guanylate kinase has protein sequence MAGTTKPVFVITGAAGSGKTTVAKYLKDTYQMAKVITHTTRAPRPGEVDGVDYYFESPTSIKDRHLLERVEYDGHLYGSSYEGLEAGWAKHPADVIVLDTAGALTYHQALGDQAVVIFLTVSNPQTLAKRIKERGDQLDAVKSRLTSNEYRRDQSLPDYLKGIAHVIVNDDWAQTTQSLDALVAQVAPGVVQSS, from the coding sequence ATGGCGGGAACAACTAAGCCCGTCTTTGTGATCACCGGGGCGGCCGGGAGCGGCAAGACAACCGTGGCCAAGTACCTAAAGGATACCTACCAAATGGCTAAGGTGATCACCCACACCACCCGTGCCCCGCGGCCGGGTGAAGTTGATGGAGTCGATTACTACTTTGAAAGCCCCACGTCAATTAAGGACCGCCACTTGCTGGAACGGGTCGAGTACGATGGCCACCTCTACGGCTCTTCTTACGAGGGGCTAGAGGCCGGCTGGGCCAAGCACCCGGCCGACGTGATCGTCTTGGATACCGCCGGCGCTTTGACCTACCACCAGGCCCTGGGGGACCAAGCGGTGGTGATCTTTTTGACCGTTAGCAATCCGCAAACCCTAGCCAAGCGAATCAAGGAGCGGGGCGACCAGTTGGATGCCGTGAAGTCACGCCTGACGTCTAACGAGTACCGCCGCGATCAATCGCTACCGGACTACTTGAAGGGGATTGCCCACGTGATCGTCAATGACGACTGGGCCCAGACCACGCAAAGCCTGGACGCATTAGTCGCCCAGGTCGCCCCCGGGGTGGTACAATCAAGCTAG
- a CDS encoding bis(5'-nucleosyl)-tetraphosphatase has translation MAIEVTAGAVVYRHGQAGIEYLLLQSMNKGNFWGFPKGHVEAGESLVETTTREIKEEISLQVAVDTSFSVYTEYDLPNGNRKQMTLYLADFDQAAGLHLQAEEIKNAGWFDYQTARQRLTYDNLKDLLDQVNAHLEEA, from the coding sequence GTGGCAATTGAAGTAACCGCCGGCGCCGTCGTTTACCGGCATGGCCAAGCAGGAATCGAGTACCTTCTCTTACAAAGCATGAACAAGGGCAACTTCTGGGGTTTTCCCAAGGGACACGTGGAAGCGGGCGAAAGCCTAGTCGAAACGACGACCCGCGAAATTAAGGAGGAAATCAGCCTCCAAGTCGCCGTCGACACCAGCTTTTCGGTTTACACCGAATACGACCTGCCCAACGGTAACCGCAAGCAGATGACCCTGTACTTAGCCGACTTTGATCAAGCGGCCGGCCTCCACTTGCAGGCCGAAGAAATTAAAAACGCCGGCTGGTTTGATTACCAAACGGCGCGGCAAAGGCTGACCTACGATAACTTAAAGGACCTGCTTGACCAGGTCAACGCTCACCTGGAGGAAGCATAA
- a CDS encoding APC family permease gives MSLKIMRKESLQTYLGADQKFVKSLTAFDLMTLGIGAVIGTGIFILPGTVAANDAGPGVTLSFLMAAIVCALAAMCYAEFSSALPVAGSAYSYGNVVFGEFIGWVLGWALILEYMLAVASVSTGWAAYFNSLLASFGINIPTALSGPFDPAHGTYINIVAVAIVLIVTLILSRGMRSSMRINNVAVMIKILIILVFIGVGLFFIKPANYHPFLPFKMGGVMHGATTVFFAFLGFDAISSSAAEVKNPKKNMPLGIIGTLVIATILYMGVSVVLTGMVPYTKLDVANPVAFALKAVNQGWIADLLSIGALVGMFTMMVTMTYSSSRLVYSIGRDGLLPKFLSKLDEHSSTPQAALWIVAVIIAAMGGLISLDQLTSLVNIGTLLAFTFVSFGIIPLRKRKDIGNKGGFQVPWFPVLPILSGIACLVMIALLSVQTFIGAGIWFVIGIILYFSYGYRHSKLAHD, from the coding sequence ATGAGTCTGAAGATAATGCGAAAGGAGAGCCTTCAAACCTATTTGGGGGCCGACCAAAAGTTCGTGAAGTCACTGACTGCCTTCGACCTGATGACCCTCGGGATCGGGGCAGTGATCGGGACCGGGATCTTTATCCTTCCCGGCACGGTAGCAGCCAATGATGCCGGGCCGGGGGTGACCCTGTCCTTTTTAATGGCCGCCATCGTCTGTGCGTTGGCAGCCATGTGTTACGCCGAATTCTCCTCGGCCCTTCCGGTTGCCGGGAGTGCCTACTCTTACGGTAACGTTGTGTTTGGGGAGTTCATCGGTTGGGTTTTGGGCTGGGCCTTGATTTTGGAATACATGTTGGCGGTCGCCTCGGTATCAACCGGGTGGGCGGCCTACTTTAATTCCCTACTCGCCTCGTTTGGGATTAACATCCCGACCGCCCTTTCTGGGCCCTTTGATCCGGCCCACGGTACCTACATCAACATCGTCGCCGTGGCCATCGTCTTGATCGTCACCCTGATCTTATCGCGGGGGATGCGGTCTTCGATGCGGATCAACAACGTCGCCGTGATGATCAAGATCTTGATTATCCTGGTCTTCATCGGGGTCGGGTTGTTCTTCATCAAGCCGGCCAACTACCACCCCTTCTTACCATTTAAGATGGGTGGGGTGATGCACGGGGCGACGACCGTCTTCTTCGCCTTCCTGGGCTTTGACGCCATTTCTTCCTCGGCCGCCGAAGTTAAGAACCCTAAGAAGAACATGCCACTGGGGATCATCGGCACCTTGGTAATCGCCACGATCCTTTACATGGGGGTCTCCGTGGTCTTAACCGGGATGGTTCCGTACACCAAGTTAGACGTTGCCAACCCGGTCGCCTTTGCCTTAAAGGCCGTTAACCAGGGTTGGATCGCCGACCTCTTATCGATTGGGGCCTTGGTCGGGATGTTCACCATGATGGTGACGATGACCTACTCCTCCTCACGACTGGTTTACTCCATCGGGCGTGACGGGCTCTTGCCAAAGTTCTTGAGCAAGCTTGATGAACACAGTTCCACGCCACAAGCCGCCCTTTGGATCGTGGCCGTCATCATCGCCGCCATGGGGGGACTGATTTCCTTAGACCAACTGACTAGCTTGGTTAACATTGGGACCCTGCTGGCCTTCACCTTCGTTTCCTTTGGGATCATCCCGCTGCGCAAGCGCAAGGACATCGGGAACAAGGGGGGCTTCCAAGTGCCGTGGTTCCCAGTCTTACCAATCCTGTCTGGGATCGCCTGCTTGGTTATGATCGCCCTCTTGTCGGTTCAAACCTTTATTGGCGCCGGCATCTGGTTTGTGATTGGGATTATTCTTTACTTTAGCTACGGTTACCGCCACAGCAAGTTGGCGCATGATTAA
- a CDS encoding Xaa-Pro dipeptidyl-peptidase, with protein sequence MKVNQFSLIQTDDATRRHELKALHLLMDGDENLSASQLLLALLLRTHLETTSDAGRAAWLKSLLATPTTNAYDWFKEDEQPTDAVFYLLALQLLDFEVAVDFPLEYPLLGIKRSNLPHHYHEEWDQAAVIDSFYLLLLTRTKNGISLLDKLTSQGMLTWTYHLPASQKPIFFNGKPVASFNPHRFIHEVVYVQTDLDTDFDGKADLVKAEVIRPADSNQGLKVPVLFTASPYNQGTNDEWGEKITHDVNVPLTHKDPDADSPAEATFPTPAQHRDIQGVGPASESFAATPSYTLNDYLATRGYAVVYSAGIGTKDSDGLQTCGSPEQTEAMKAVVEWLHGDRVAFSDRTSNQSVVADWSNGHVAMTGRSYLGTLATAVATTGVAGLDAIISEAAISSWYDYYREGGLVVAPGGFQGEDADVLAAETFSRTKSAADYQHIESTNQKYLQQMTAAQDRASGNYNDFWARRNYHPHFSGIKAAVMMVHGLNDTNVKPVHVKALDDYLKAADHPAHLILHQGQHIYINAFASLDFSEMVNLWLADKLWGVKNDADQVLPRVLFEDNRQEDNWQVAQAWDGRMNFTYHVADHQLVKGAATSASPITFNDHQADATYQDWCAHPAKWQTALLNDDGQFSAHFATEVMAGDLVLRGTPQLTVDVATNLDHGLLSAYLVDRGTARRLTKNPVLLGKNAIPLGYQWKYDDLREFKLEKEPSDYHVISYGHLNLQNRHSLAKPDDYQPNQTVTLTLPLQPVYHHLEDGHQLELILFATDYLMTVRGNEKATYTIDPATVELRLPADFA encoded by the coding sequence GTGAAAGTCAACCAATTCTCACTGATTCAAACCGACGACGCCACCCGCCGTCACGAATTAAAGGCCCTCCACCTGCTAATGGACGGCGACGAAAACCTCTCGGCCAGCCAGCTCCTGTTGGCCCTCCTTTTGCGAACCCACCTGGAAACCACCAGTGACGCCGGCCGGGCCGCCTGGTTAAAGAGCCTCCTGGCCACGCCAACCACCAACGCCTACGACTGGTTTAAAGAAGACGAGCAACCAACCGACGCCGTGTTCTACCTGCTGGCCCTCCAGCTGCTCGACTTTGAAGTCGCCGTCGACTTCCCGCTCGAATACCCCCTGCTGGGGATCAAGCGTAGCAACCTTCCCCACCACTACCACGAGGAATGGGACCAAGCAGCGGTGATCGATTCCTTCTACCTGCTCTTGTTGACCCGGACCAAAAACGGGATCAGCCTGCTCGACAAGCTGACCAGCCAGGGGATGCTCACCTGGACCTACCACCTGCCGGCCAGCCAAAAGCCGATCTTTTTCAACGGTAAACCAGTCGCCTCCTTTAACCCCCACCGCTTCATCCACGAGGTCGTTTACGTCCAAACCGACCTCGACACCGACTTCGATGGGAAGGCCGACCTAGTTAAGGCCGAGGTAATCCGCCCGGCTGATTCCAACCAGGGGCTCAAGGTCCCGGTTCTCTTTACCGCGAGTCCGTACAACCAGGGCACCAACGACGAGTGGGGCGAAAAGATCACCCACGACGTTAACGTGCCCCTCACCCACAAGGATCCTGACGCCGACAGCCCGGCCGAAGCAACCTTCCCGACTCCCGCCCAGCACCGCGACATCCAGGGAGTCGGGCCGGCGAGCGAAAGCTTTGCGGCCACCCCGTCATACACCTTAAACGACTACCTGGCCACCCGTGGCTACGCCGTCGTTTACTCGGCCGGAATCGGGACCAAGGACTCCGACGGCCTGCAGACCTGTGGCTCGCCGGAACAAACCGAGGCGATGAAGGCGGTCGTCGAGTGGCTTCACGGCGACCGGGTGGCCTTTAGCGACCGAACCAGCAACCAGAGCGTGGTCGCCGACTGGTCCAACGGACACGTGGCGATGACCGGGCGTTCCTACCTGGGAACCTTGGCGACGGCGGTCGCCACCACCGGGGTCGCGGGGCTCGATGCGATCATTTCAGAAGCCGCCATCTCCTCTTGGTACGACTACTACCGCGAGGGCGGCCTGGTGGTGGCCCCGGGCGGCTTCCAGGGCGAAGACGCCGACGTCTTAGCGGCCGAAACCTTCAGCCGCACCAAGTCCGCCGCCGACTACCAACACATCGAAAGCACCAACCAAAAGTACCTCCAGCAAATGACCGCCGCCCAAGACCGGGCAAGTGGTAACTACAACGACTTTTGGGCCCGGCGCAATTACCACCCCCACTTCTCCGGCATTAAGGCGGCCGTGATGATGGTCCACGGCCTAAACGACACCAACGTCAAGCCGGTCCACGTTAAGGCCTTAGACGACTACTTAAAGGCGGCCGACCACCCGGCCCACCTGATCCTTCACCAGGGTCAACACATCTACATCAATGCCTTTGCCTCCCTGGACTTTAGCGAAATGGTTAACCTGTGGCTGGCCGATAAGCTGTGGGGTGTCAAAAACGACGCCGATCAAGTCTTACCGCGGGTGCTCTTCGAAGACAACCGCCAAGAAGACAACTGGCAAGTCGCTCAGGCATGGGACGGCCGGATGAACTTTACCTACCACGTGGCCGACCACCAACTGGTGAAGGGCGCTGCTACTTCAGCCAGCCCCATCACCTTTAACGACCACCAAGCAGACGCCACCTACCAAGACTGGTGCGCCCACCCGGCCAAGTGGCAAACCGCCCTGTTAAACGACGACGGCCAGTTTTCGGCCCACTTTGCCACCGAGGTAATGGCCGGCGACCTGGTTTTACGCGGTACCCCGCAGCTGACCGTTGACGTGGCCACCAACCTCGACCACGGCCTCTTATCGGCGTACCTAGTTGACCGCGGGACCGCTCGGCGCTTGACCAAGAACCCGGTCCTGTTGGGCAAAAACGCCATTCCGCTGGGCTACCAATGGAAGTACGATGACCTGCGCGAGTTCAAGTTGGAAAAGGAGCCGAGCGACTACCACGTCATCTCCTACGGCCACCTTAACCTGCAAAACCGCCACAGCCTCGCCAAACCGGACGACTACCAACCAAACCAAACCGTCACCCTAACCCTGCCCTTACAGCCGGTCTACCACCACTTAGAGGACGGCCACCAGCTGGAGTTAATCCTCTTTGCCACCGACTACTTGATGACGGTGCGGGGCAACGAAAAGGCCACCTACACGATCGACCCGGCCACGGTCGAACTCCGACTCCCAGCCGACTTTGCCTAG
- a CDS encoding RNA-guided endonuclease InsQ/TnpB family protein, giving the protein MKSMAKMEYHYGLKMRCYPSDQQKQLIKINSDASRFIYNEMVAINKELMQLRRVKLPIDIVQDRIKQLTMRQNAKQMSNHYQFLEDKRIDSLTKANAIQNYRKAWNAFRKVHATGVPKFHRKSYHWRYQTNCQYPGQKTALLTNGTVCFLDNSHVKVPKIGLLRVAGSQARLLKRICETRIGTVTLTKDSADRFFLSMQLASDESFVKVSKATHGHVGIDLNTDNFLTDSEGNIVPNPRYYRTIKGKLAKEQRILSRRQQRAKKEHRSLRDSKNYQKQRLLVAKLHAKVMNQRHNFLQQISTALIKNHDLVVAEELRSKNLLKNHALALSISDVGWRTFLGMLAYKAKLYGRQFITINPRNTTQTCRDCGFVMGTNGTDKLTLDDRNWTCPNCGIHHIRDWNAAKNILDKGIAKLA; this is encoded by the coding sequence ATGAAGTCAATGGCAAAAATGGAATATCATTATGGCCTAAAAATGCGCTGCTATCCTAGTGACCAACAAAAGCAGTTGATTAAAATCAACAGTGACGCTAGTCGCTTTATCTATAACGAAATGGTTGCGATCAATAAGGAACTGATGCAGCTTCGCAGAGTTAAGCTACCGATTGACATAGTTCAGGATCGTATTAAGCAACTAACTATGCGCCAAAACGCTAAGCAAATGTCTAATCACTATCAATTCTTAGAAGATAAACGAATTGATAGTTTGACGAAAGCTAATGCCATTCAGAACTATCGAAAAGCTTGGAATGCTTTTCGGAAGGTTCACGCCACTGGCGTTCCCAAATTTCATCGAAAGAGTTATCACTGGCGGTATCAAACCAATTGTCAATACCCGGGGCAAAAAACTGCGTTGCTAACTAACGGTACAGTCTGTTTTCTAGATAATAGTCATGTCAAAGTACCTAAAATAGGACTGTTACGTGTTGCCGGTTCGCAAGCACGGCTTTTGAAAAGAATATGCGAGACTAGAATTGGTACCGTGACGTTGACTAAAGATTCAGCGGATCGCTTCTTTTTATCAATGCAGTTAGCTTCAGATGAATCTTTTGTTAAAGTGTCCAAAGCTACTCATGGACATGTTGGAATTGATCTTAATACTGATAACTTCTTAACCGACAGTGAAGGCAACATAGTTCCTAATCCACGATATTACCGCACTATTAAAGGCAAATTAGCCAAAGAACAGCGCATTTTATCTAGACGGCAACAACGTGCAAAAAAAGAACATCGTTCTTTACGAGATAGTAAAAATTATCAAAAACAGCGCTTGTTAGTCGCTAAACTCCATGCCAAGGTAATGAACCAAAGGCATAATTTTCTCCAACAAATTTCTACCGCATTAATCAAGAACCACGATTTAGTAGTAGCCGAGGAGTTGCGTAGCAAGAATTTGCTTAAAAATCATGCTTTGGCACTTAGTATTTCTGACGTTGGCTGGCGAACATTTCTTGGCATGTTGGCTTATAAAGCAAAGCTTTATGGGCGTCAATTTATCACAATCAACCCAAGAAATACTACCCAAACATGTCGCGATTGTGGCTTTGTAATGGGCACTAATGGGACGGACAAACTAACATTAGATGATAGAAACTGGACTTGTCCTAACTGTGGTATTCACCATATTCGTGACTGGAACGCAGCTAAAAACATTCTTGATAAGGGAATAGCTAAACTAGCCTAG
- the tnpA gene encoding IS200/IS605 family transposase, with product MTKEKIKDAIYTRRYIYNFHYHLIWVTKYRNQTFTTEVLSNEMKAILQQVADDNDIVIEKMEVMPDHIHMLISFPPSKAPASAIKALKGRSAYIFLQNHPEIRCSQYWGGHLWSPSYYMSTLGNMSKEVVEKYINNQKYTETNKKPHKGAQ from the coding sequence ATGACTAAAGAAAAAATCAAAGATGCCATTTATACTCGTCGTTATATCTATAATTTCCATTATCATTTGATCTGGGTAACTAAGTATCGCAATCAGACTTTTACAACCGAGGTCTTATCTAACGAAATGAAAGCTATCTTGCAGCAAGTTGCAGATGACAATGACATCGTAATCGAAAAGATGGAAGTCATGCCGGATCACATTCATATGCTGATCAGTTTTCCGCCAAGCAAAGCTCCGGCTAGTGCCATTAAGGCGCTCAAAGGACGTAGTGCCTATATTTTTTTACAGAATCATCCAGAAATACGATGTAGCCAATATTGGGGCGGTCATCTTTGGTCGCCGAGTTACTATATGAGTACATTGGGCAATATGAGCAAAGAAGTTGTCGAGAAATATATCAATAACCAAAAATATACAGAAACAAACAAAAAGCCCCATAAAGGGGCTCAATAG
- a CDS encoding proline-specific peptidase family protein: MKQGTTILTLDNGYHLWTNTQGEGTIHLLALHGGPGGNHEYWEDTAAQLQKQGLNVQVHMYDQLGSLYSDQPDYQNPAIADKYLTYEYFLDEVEEVRQKLGIDNFYLIGQSWGGLLVQEYAVKYGDHLKGAIISSMVDEIDEYVAHVNQCREEVLPAEEVVFMKKCEENNDYDNDRYQQDVQVLNENFVDRKQPSRLYHVKDLGGTAVYNAFQGDNEFVITGKLKDWHFRDQLPKITVPTLLTFGEHETMPLQTAETMASLIPNSKLVTTPNGGHHHMIDNPDVYYKHLADFIRQVEAGTFNK, encoded by the coding sequence TTGAAACAAGGCACAACGATTTTGACGCTTGATAACGGCTACCACCTGTGGACCAACACCCAAGGGGAAGGTACCATCCACCTCTTGGCCCTGCACGGTGGCCCCGGTGGTAACCACGAATACTGGGAAGACACGGCGGCCCAACTGCAAAAGCAGGGCTTAAATGTCCAGGTCCACATGTACGACCAACTGGGCTCCCTGTACTCCGACCAACCGGACTACCAAAACCCGGCGATCGCCGACAAGTACTTGACCTACGAATACTTCTTGGATGAAGTCGAAGAAGTCCGCCAAAAGCTAGGCATCGACAACTTCTACTTGATCGGCCAAAGCTGGGGTGGGCTCTTAGTCCAAGAGTACGCGGTTAAGTACGGCGACCACTTGAAGGGAGCCATCATCTCCTCCATGGTTGACGAAATCGACGAATACGTTGCCCACGTTAACCAATGCCGCGAAGAAGTCCTGCCGGCCGAAGAAGTCGTCTTCATGAAGAAGTGCGAAGAAAACAACGACTACGACAACGACCGCTACCAACAAGACGTCCAGGTCTTAAACGAAAACTTCGTTGACCGTAAGCAACCGTCCCGCCTGTACCACGTCAAGGATTTGGGCGGTACCGCCGTTTATAACGCCTTCCAAGGGGACAACGAATTCGTCATTACCGGTAAGCTCAAGGACTGGCACTTCCGCGACCAATTACCAAAGATCACCGTGCCAACCCTGTTAACCTTTGGGGAACACGAAACGATGCCACTGCAAACGGCCGAAACGATGGCCAGCCTGATTCCAAACTCCAAGCTGGTCACCACGCCAAACGGTGGCCACCACCACATGATCGACAACCCGGATGTCTACTACAAGCACCTGGCCGACTTCATTCGCCAGGTCGAAGCGGGCACCTTTAACAAGTAA